The proteins below come from a single Eptesicus fuscus isolate TK198812 chromosome 5, DD_ASM_mEF_20220401, whole genome shotgun sequence genomic window:
- the ATOSA gene encoding atos homolog protein A has protein sequence MKPDRDTLDEYFEYDAEEFLVSLALLITEGRTPECSVKGRSESFHCPPAQSCYPVTTKHECSDKLAQCRQARRTRSEVALLWKNSLPIMVEVMLLPDCCYSDEGPTTDGVDLNDPAIKQDALLLERWVLEPVPRQSGDRFIEEKTLLLAVRSFVFFSQLSAWLSVSHGAIPRNILYRISAADVDLQWNFSQTPIEHVFPVPNVSHNVALKVSVQSLPRQSNYPILTCSIHTNIGLYEKRIQEHELKAHQHHNSNEAEQCSTNSSQRVCSKQTWTVAPESVLHAKNGTPPEYTAAIKNGKLYPGPGSKSDCGTCQANIVGFSGTGDKKSHETSVRTLKSFSMIDSSVPSRQSSWQSVGETNPLVCSLIQDRQEVIARIAQHLIHCDPSSSHVSGHVFNTQESSSLNSKLFRVSQENENVRKCKETFSISFGSPELTSSEDTSEGKIRVKPEIPRSETCTANGLYSHRSVGETNPLIGSLLQERQDVIARIAQHLEHIDPAASRLPRQSFNAHDSTLVPSKVFRSSYEDKNLLKKNRDDASISISSTKFSLLEDGNEGENLIPTKFFSSFKCNSKVKSSSKPQMRRNLYQDNPSEDIQSTFQGIQSKATSLLAPSNMSHCKEDKLVLTIRLENTLSECQFKEQEISNGIDKRYSNGNGVDKQICINKNKEKIIQNENCNPESFNNHQFDKPKNNDPKVKVTTLEMSGYLNKHENKCSNKDSKRPTTYEQNMQLNSIENYLNKDKEDFKCKRQDQLKNEQDKKEDPTDEKFQNCPQRKIVNGCLSTCEQMKNTEVLQKTLPLKHSSVWRKHNFHSLDGTLTRAFHPRTGLPLLSSPVPQRKTQSGCFDLDSSLPHLKSLSSRSPRPCLNIEGDPEIHEKPFLSSSAPPITSLSLLGNFEESVLNYRLDPLGIVDGFTAEVGASGVFCPTHLLLPVEVSFYSVSDDNAPSPYMGVITLESLGKRGYRVPPSGTIQVTLFNPNKTVVKMFVVIYDLRDMPANHQTFLRQRTFSVPVKQEMKRSVNKENIRHTEERLLRYLIHLRFQSSKSGKIYLHRDVRLLFSRKSMEVDSGAAYELKSYTESPTNPQFSPRC, from the exons ATACTCTAGATGAATATTTTGAATACGATGCAGAGGAGTTCTTGGTCTCCTTGGCCTTGTTAATAACAGAAGGACGAACACCTGAATGTTCTGTAAAAGGTCGTTCAGAAAGTTTCCATTGCCCTCCAGCGCAGTCCTGTTACCCAGTAACCACCAAACATGAATGCAGTGACAAGCTGGCCCAG tgtCGCCAAGCCAGACGAACCAGGTCTGAGGTCGCGCTGCTGTGGAAGAACAGCCTTCCGATCATGGTGGAGGTGATGCTGCTGCCAGACTGCTGCTACAGCGACGAGGGGCCCACCACGGACGGCGTGGACCTCAATGACCCTGCAATTAAGCAAGACGCATTATTATTAGAAAGATGGGTGTTGGAGCCAGTTCCTCGACA GAGTGGCGATCGATTTATTGAAGAGAAGACCCTTCTATTGGCTGTCCgctcatttgtgtttttttctcaattaaGTGCTTGGCTGAGTGTTTCTCATGGTGCTATTCCACGAAATATTCTTTACAG AATCAGTGCTGCTGATGTCGACCTGCAGTGGAATTTTTCACAGACTCCAATTGAACATGTGTTTCCTGTTCCCAATGTTTCTCACAATGTGGCCTTGAAAGTCAGTGTTCAGTCCTTGCCCAGACAATCTAATTACCCAATTTTGACGTGTAGTATTCATACTAATATTGGCCTTTATGAGAAAAGAATTCAAGAACATGAACTTAAAGCCCATCAGCACCACAATTCTAACGAAGCAGAACAGTGTAGTACAAACAGTTCACAGCGTGTGTGTAGCAAACAGACTTGGACCGTGGCACCTGAAAGCGTATTACATGCAAAAAATGGCACCCCTCCAGAATACACTGCAGCTATCAAAAATGGCAAACTGTATCCAGGCCCTGGCAGTAAATCTGACTGTGGAACTTGTCAGGCCAATATTGTGGGCTTCAGTGGTACAGGAGATAAAAAGTCAcatgaaacatcagtgaggactttaaaatcattttcaatgATTGATTCCAGTGTCCCTAGCCGCCAGAGTTCCTGGCAGTCAGTTGGTGAGACTAATCCTCTAGTATGCTCTTTAATTCAGGATCGACAAGAAGTTATTGCAAGAATTGCTCAGCATTTGATCCATTGTGATCCAAGCAGTTCACATGTTTCTGGACATGTATTTAATACTCAAGAGTCTAGTTCACTTAATTCAAAACTTTTCCGGGTttcacaagaaaatgaaaacgTGAGGAAATGTAAAGAAACTTTCTCAATTTCTTTTGGTAGTCCAGAGCTTACCTCCTCAGAAGACACCAGTGAGGGGAAGATCCGAGTAAAACCAGAAATTCCTCGAAGTGAAACTTGTACTGCTAATGGTCTTTATTCTCATCGGTCAGTTGGAGAGACTAACCCTTTAATAGGCTCATTACTCCAGGAGCGGCAAGATGTGATTGCAAGGATTGCTCAGCACTTGGAGCACATTGATCCAGCAGCATCACGTTTACCCCGGCAATCCTTCAACGCACATGACTCTACTTTGGTTCCTTCTAAAGTGTTTAGGAGTTCATATGAAGACAAAAATTTGCTGAAGAAAAACAGGGATGATGCCTCTATTTCCATTTCTAGTACAAAATTTTCCTTATTAGAAGACGGCAATGAAGGGGAAAACTTAATACCTACTAaattttttagttcttttaaatGCAATAGTAAAGTCAAGTCCTCTTCGAAACCTCAAATGAGAAGAAATCTGTATCAGGACAATCCTAGTGAAGACATCCAAAGTACATTTCAGGGGATACAGAGCAAAGCCACTAGTTTATTGGCTCCCTCAAATATGTCTCATTGCAAAGAAGATAAGTTAGTTTTGACAATCAGGTTGGAAAATACACTTTCTGAGTGTCAATTTAAGGAGCAAGAAATTAGCAATGGAATTGATAAACGGTACTCAAATGGCAACGGTGTTGACAAACAGATTTGCATAAAtaagaataaggaaaaaataattcaaaatgaaaattgTAACCCAGAATCTTTTAACAATCACCAATTTGATAAGCCCAAAAATAATGACCCGAAAGTAAAAGTTACTACATTGGAAATGTCTGGATATTTGAACAAACATGAGAACAAGTGCTCAAATAAAGATTCAAAAAGGCCTACAACATATGAGCAAAATATGCAACTTAATAGCATTGAAAATTATCTCAATAAAGATAAGGAAGATTTCAAATGCAAAAGACAagaccaattaaaaaatgaacaggatAAGAAAGAAGATCCAACTgatgaaaaatttcaaaactgTCCTCAGAGAAAGATTGTAAATGGCTGTTTGTCTACAtgtgaacaaatgaaaaatacagaGGTGTTG CAGAAAACTCTACCACTGAAACATTCAAGTGTCTGGCGGAAACATAATTTTCATTCCTTGGATGGAACCTTAACCAGAGCCTTTCATCCTCGGACTGGATTGCCTCTTCTTTCAAGTCCT GTTCCTCAAAGAAAGACACAATCAGGTTGCTTTGATCTGGATTCCTCATTACCGCATCTGAAAAGCTTATCATCTAGAAG tccTCGGCCCTGTTTAAACATTGAAGGCGACCCAGAAATTCATGAAAAACCATTTCTGAGTTCTAGTGCTCCACCTATAACAAGTCTTAGTCTCCTAGGAAATTTTGAg GAATCTGTCTTGAACTATCGCTTAGATCCTCTCGGCATTGTTGATGGTTTTACGGCCGAGGTAGGGGCCAGTGGTGTTTTCTGCCCCACACATTTGCTGCTTCCGGTAGAAGTGTCATTCTACAGTGTCTCCGATGACAATGCTCCCTCTCCTTACAtg ggTGTGATTACTTTAGAGTCCCTTGGTAAAAGGGGTTATCGAGTACCTCCTTCAGGAACAATACAAGTG ACCTTATTTAATCCCAATAAGACTGTGGTGAAGATGTTTGTTGTGATATATGACTTACGAGATATGCCAGCCAATCATCAGACATTCCTACGACAAAGGACTTTTTCTGTACCGGTTAAACAAGAAATGAAGAGAAGTGTTAATAAAGAGAACATCCGACATACAGAAGAACGGTTATTACGCTACCTCATACATCTGag gttcCAGAGTTCTAAATCTGGAAAGATCTACCTCCATAGAGATGTCCGGCTCCTGTTCTCTAGAAAGTCAATGGAAGTTGATAGCGGTGCTGCATATGAACTCAAATCTTACACTGAATCGCCAACAAACCCTCAGTTTTCACCAAGATGTTGA